From a single Streptomyces sp. NBC_00237 genomic region:
- a CDS encoding SDR family NAD(P)-dependent oxidoreductase: MTHGMLAGKAVMITGASSGIGASAARLFASEGAAVLLMARREGALKQLAQEITAAGGRAAISAGDVAVPEDVQRAVDATRENFGALDAAFNNAGYAGEEFLPLHQLGDDTFDRTMDVNVRGTWNCLRSQIPVMLEAGKGAIVNTASTAAMVATGAPVPYVAAKHAVLGMTKAAAAEYANQGIRINALVVGTTRTEMIAQAVEARPEFEEAFVARQMQKRMADPVEIAQAALWLCSDLSSFSTGTALAVDGGLTSN, encoded by the coding sequence ATGACCCATGGAATGCTGGCCGGCAAGGCCGTAATGATCACAGGCGCGTCGAGCGGGATCGGGGCGTCCGCCGCCCGTCTGTTCGCTTCGGAAGGCGCGGCGGTGCTGCTGATGGCCCGCCGCGAGGGGGCGCTGAAGCAACTCGCCCAGGAGATAACCGCAGCGGGCGGCCGGGCGGCGATCAGCGCGGGCGACGTCGCGGTGCCCGAGGACGTGCAGCGCGCCGTGGACGCCACGCGCGAGAACTTCGGTGCCCTGGACGCCGCCTTCAACAACGCGGGCTACGCCGGTGAGGAGTTCCTGCCGCTCCACCAGCTCGGCGACGACACGTTCGACCGCACGATGGACGTCAACGTGCGCGGCACCTGGAACTGCCTGCGCTCCCAGATCCCGGTGATGCTCGAAGCCGGGAAGGGAGCGATCGTCAACACCGCCAGTACCGCCGCCATGGTCGCCACGGGCGCGCCCGTGCCCTACGTCGCCGCGAAGCACGCGGTGCTCGGCATGACGAAGGCCGCTGCGGCCGAGTACGCCAACCAGGGCATCCGGATCAACGCGCTCGTCGTCGGCACGACGCGGACGGAAATGATCGCTCAGGCGGTCGAGGCGCGGCCCGAGTTCGAGGAGGCATTCGTCGCGCGGCAGATGCAGAAGCGTATGGCCGACCCGGTCGAGATCGCCCAGGCCGCCCTGTGGCTGTGCAGCGACCTCTCCTCGTTCTCCACCGGAACGGCACTGGCCGTCGACGGAGGACTGACCTCGAACTGA